From a region of the Parus major isolate Abel chromosome 6, Parus_major1.1, whole genome shotgun sequence genome:
- the PYROXD2 gene encoding pyridine nucleotide-disulfide oxidoreductase domain-containing protein 2 isoform X5: protein MARRCGAMAAGLRGSLVCSSRWFRGWRLSPGPSGTRWAHARAAAQLQREYDAVVIGAGHNGLVAAAYLQHAGMRTAVLEKRHVLGGAAVTEEIVPGFKFSRASYLLSLLRPQIYADLELQRHGLRVLPRDPYSFTPLLENRSPPRSLLLGHDMTQTQQQIAQFSQKDAQAYPEYEAFMGRMVLALDPLLDAPPVDTAALGKGSLLQQLRNLRTLKPLLQAGLALGRQLPHYYEVLTAPISKILDHWFESEPLKATLATDAVIGAMASPHTPGSGYVLLHHVMGELEGRRGAWGYVAGGMGALSQAIAQAATARGAHIFAEKAVCHVLLGREGEVQGVVLQDGTEVRSKLVLSNASPQITFLELIPQEQLPKDFVQRIQQVDTRSPVTKINVAVDQLPSFLAAPNARDGQPLPHHQCSIHLNCEGTQLLHQAFTEAAHGHPSSSAGPRAGPTRLPCRVPLHTVHPVRAGRRAVLGRAGQKCVRRHRLPTSSPFIFLQCLTASKTMPRGSRRPSLAGTS from the exons ATGGCCAGGCGCTGCGGGGCGATGGCAGCCGGGCTCCGGGGAAGCCTCGTCTGCTCTTCCCGCTGGTTCCGGGGCTGGCGTCTGTCCCCGGGGCCGTCAGGAACGCGTTGGGCCCATGCCcgggctgcagcccagctgcagcGGGAGTACGACGCTGTGGTGATCGGGGCAG GGCACAACGGGCTGGTGGCA GCTGCCTACCTGCAGCATGCAGGGATGcgcacagctgtgctggagaagcGTCACGTGCTGGGCGGCGCAGCTGTCACGGAGGAGATTGTGCCAG GGTTCAAGTTCTCCCGGGCATCATACCTGCTCAGCCTGCTGCGACCACAAATCTATGCTGATCTGGAGCTGCAG CGGCATGGTCTGAGGGTGCTCCCACGGGACCCCTACTCCTTCACCCCACTGCTGGAGAACAGGAGCCCTCCTCGCTCCCTTCTGCTGGGACATGACATGACCCAGACTCAGCAGCAGATTGCTCAGTTCTCCCAGAAGGATGCCCAG GCCTACCCTGAGTATGAGGCGTTCATGGGGCGCATGGTGTTGGCCCTTGACCCACTGCTGGATGCTCCTCCAGTGGATacagctgccctgggaaagggttccctgctccagcagctcaggaaccTGCGAACCCTAAAGCCCTTGCTGCAGGCAG ggctggcactggggcGGCAGCTGCCCCACTATTACGAGGTGCTCACAGCTCCCATCTCCAAG ATCCTGGATCACTGGTTTGAGTCAGAACCCCTGAAGGCAACTCTGGCTACTGACGCGGTGATTGGAGCCATGGCCAGCCCACACACCCCTGGCAGTGG gtacGTGCTGTTGCACCACGTCATGGGTGAGCTGGAGGGACGGCGGGGAGCCTGGGGCTACGTGGCAGGTGGGATGGGAGCCCTGTCCCAAGCCATCGCCCAGGCAGCGACTGCCCGGGGAGCCCACATCTTTGCTGAGAAG GCAGTGTGCCAcgtgctgctgggcagggaaggggaggtgCAGGGTGTTGTGCTGCAGGATGGGACAGAGGTGAGGAGCAAACTGGTGCTGTCCAATGCCTCCCCCCAAATCACCTTTCTGGAGCTCATTCCTCAG gagcagctgccgAAGGATTTTGTCCAGCGGATCCAGCAGGTTGACACACGCTCCCCTGTCACCAAGATCAATG TGGCGGTGGATCAGCTGCCCAGTTTCCTGGCTGCCCCCAATGCCCGTGatgggcagcccctgccccaccaCCAGTGCTCCATACACCTCAACTGTGAAGGCACCCAGCTCCTGCATCAGGCATTCACTGAGGCTGCCCACGGGCACCCCTCCAGCAG TGCTGGACCCAGGGCTGGCCCCACCAGGCTGCCATGTCGTGTCCCTCTTCACACAGTACACCCCGTCCGTGCTGGCAGGCGGGCGGTCCTGGGACGAGCAGGCCAGAAATGCGTACGCAGACACAG GCTGCCCACCAGCAGTCCCTTCATCTTTCTCCAGTGTTTGACTGCATCGAAGACTATGCCCCGGGGTTCAAGGCGTCCATCATTGGCAGGGACATCCTGA
- the PYROXD2 gene encoding pyridine nucleotide-disulfide oxidoreductase domain-containing protein 2 isoform X7, which translates to MARRCGAMAAGLRGSLVCSSRWFRGWRLSPGPSGTRWAHARAAAQLQREYDAVVIGAGHNGLVAAAYLQHAGMRTAVLEKRHVLGGAAVTEEIVPGFKFSRASYLLSLLRPQIYADLELQRHGLRVLPRDPYSFTPLLENRSPPRSLLLGHDMTQTQQQIAQFSQKDAQAYPEYEAFMGRMVLALDPLLDAPPVDTAALGKGSLLQQLRNLRTLKPLLQAGLALGRQLPHYYEVLTAPISKILDHWFESEPLKATLATDAVIGAMASPHTPGSGYVLLHHVMGELEGRRGAWGYVAGGMGALSQAIAQAATARGAHIFAEKAVCHVLLGREGEVQGVVLQDGTEVRSKLVLSNASPQITFLELIPQEQLPKDFVQRIQQVDTRSPVTKINVAVDQLPSFLAAPNARDGQPLPHHQCSIHLNCEGTQLLHQAFTEAAHGHPSSSAGPRAGPTRLPCRVPLHTVHPVRAGRRAVLGRAGQKCVRRHSV; encoded by the exons ATGGCCAGGCGCTGCGGGGCGATGGCAGCCGGGCTCCGGGGAAGCCTCGTCTGCTCTTCCCGCTGGTTCCGGGGCTGGCGTCTGTCCCCGGGGCCGTCAGGAACGCGTTGGGCCCATGCCcgggctgcagcccagctgcagcGGGAGTACGACGCTGTGGTGATCGGGGCAG GGCACAACGGGCTGGTGGCA GCTGCCTACCTGCAGCATGCAGGGATGcgcacagctgtgctggagaagcGTCACGTGCTGGGCGGCGCAGCTGTCACGGAGGAGATTGTGCCAG GGTTCAAGTTCTCCCGGGCATCATACCTGCTCAGCCTGCTGCGACCACAAATCTATGCTGATCTGGAGCTGCAG CGGCATGGTCTGAGGGTGCTCCCACGGGACCCCTACTCCTTCACCCCACTGCTGGAGAACAGGAGCCCTCCTCGCTCCCTTCTGCTGGGACATGACATGACCCAGACTCAGCAGCAGATTGCTCAGTTCTCCCAGAAGGATGCCCAG GCCTACCCTGAGTATGAGGCGTTCATGGGGCGCATGGTGTTGGCCCTTGACCCACTGCTGGATGCTCCTCCAGTGGATacagctgccctgggaaagggttccctgctccagcagctcaggaaccTGCGAACCCTAAAGCCCTTGCTGCAGGCAG ggctggcactggggcGGCAGCTGCCCCACTATTACGAGGTGCTCACAGCTCCCATCTCCAAG ATCCTGGATCACTGGTTTGAGTCAGAACCCCTGAAGGCAACTCTGGCTACTGACGCGGTGATTGGAGCCATGGCCAGCCCACACACCCCTGGCAGTGG gtacGTGCTGTTGCACCACGTCATGGGTGAGCTGGAGGGACGGCGGGGAGCCTGGGGCTACGTGGCAGGTGGGATGGGAGCCCTGTCCCAAGCCATCGCCCAGGCAGCGACTGCCCGGGGAGCCCACATCTTTGCTGAGAAG GCAGTGTGCCAcgtgctgctgggcagggaaggggaggtgCAGGGTGTTGTGCTGCAGGATGGGACAGAGGTGAGGAGCAAACTGGTGCTGTCCAATGCCTCCCCCCAAATCACCTTTCTGGAGCTCATTCCTCAG gagcagctgccgAAGGATTTTGTCCAGCGGATCCAGCAGGTTGACACACGCTCCCCTGTCACCAAGATCAATG TGGCGGTGGATCAGCTGCCCAGTTTCCTGGCTGCCCCCAATGCCCGTGatgggcagcccctgccccaccaCCAGTGCTCCATACACCTCAACTGTGAAGGCACCCAGCTCCTGCATCAGGCATTCACTGAGGCTGCCCACGGGCACCCCTCCAGCAG TGCTGGACCCAGGGCTGGCCCCACCAGGCTGCCATGTCGTGTCCCTCTTCACACAGTACACCCCGTCCGTGCTGGCAGGCGGGCGGTCCTGGGACGAGCAGGCCAGAAATGCGTACGCAGACACAG TGTTTGA
- the PYROXD2 gene encoding pyridine nucleotide-disulfide oxidoreductase domain-containing protein 2 isoform X3, with amino-acid sequence MARRCGAMAAGLRGSLVCSSRWFRGWRLSPGPSGTRWAHARAAAQLQREYDAVVIGAGHNGLVAAAYLQHAGMRTAVLEKRHVLGGAAVTEEIVPGFKFSRASYLLSLLRPQIYADLELQRHGLRVLPRDPYSFTPLLENRSPPRSLLLGHDMTQTQQQIAQFSQKDAQAYPEYEAFMGRMVLALDPLLDAPPVDTAALGKGSLLQQLRNLRTLKPLLQAGLALGRQLPHYYEVLTAPISKILDHWFESEPLKATLATDAVIGAMASPHTPGSGYVLLHHVMGELEGRRGAWGYVAGGMGALSQAIAQAATARGAHIFAEKAVCHVLLGREGEVQGVVLQDGTEVRSKLVLSNASPQITFLELIPQEQLPKDFVQRIQQVDTRSPVTKINVLDPGLAPPGCHVVSLFTQYTPSVLAGGRSWDEQARNAYADTVFDCIEDYAPGFKASIIGRDILTPPDLERIFGLPGGVEHLPWRDVSGSAVLCSASTILLWLPVPSSWPVPVWKWSPPWRRSDGSSRTQCRPGGYQGFQAPLMRSVKLTSPTQGCSSSMPC; translated from the exons ATGGCCAGGCGCTGCGGGGCGATGGCAGCCGGGCTCCGGGGAAGCCTCGTCTGCTCTTCCCGCTGGTTCCGGGGCTGGCGTCTGTCCCCGGGGCCGTCAGGAACGCGTTGGGCCCATGCCcgggctgcagcccagctgcagcGGGAGTACGACGCTGTGGTGATCGGGGCAG GGCACAACGGGCTGGTGGCA GCTGCCTACCTGCAGCATGCAGGGATGcgcacagctgtgctggagaagcGTCACGTGCTGGGCGGCGCAGCTGTCACGGAGGAGATTGTGCCAG GGTTCAAGTTCTCCCGGGCATCATACCTGCTCAGCCTGCTGCGACCACAAATCTATGCTGATCTGGAGCTGCAG CGGCATGGTCTGAGGGTGCTCCCACGGGACCCCTACTCCTTCACCCCACTGCTGGAGAACAGGAGCCCTCCTCGCTCCCTTCTGCTGGGACATGACATGACCCAGACTCAGCAGCAGATTGCTCAGTTCTCCCAGAAGGATGCCCAG GCCTACCCTGAGTATGAGGCGTTCATGGGGCGCATGGTGTTGGCCCTTGACCCACTGCTGGATGCTCCTCCAGTGGATacagctgccctgggaaagggttccctgctccagcagctcaggaaccTGCGAACCCTAAAGCCCTTGCTGCAGGCAG ggctggcactggggcGGCAGCTGCCCCACTATTACGAGGTGCTCACAGCTCCCATCTCCAAG ATCCTGGATCACTGGTTTGAGTCAGAACCCCTGAAGGCAACTCTGGCTACTGACGCGGTGATTGGAGCCATGGCCAGCCCACACACCCCTGGCAGTGG gtacGTGCTGTTGCACCACGTCATGGGTGAGCTGGAGGGACGGCGGGGAGCCTGGGGCTACGTGGCAGGTGGGATGGGAGCCCTGTCCCAAGCCATCGCCCAGGCAGCGACTGCCCGGGGAGCCCACATCTTTGCTGAGAAG GCAGTGTGCCAcgtgctgctgggcagggaaggggaggtgCAGGGTGTTGTGCTGCAGGATGGGACAGAGGTGAGGAGCAAACTGGTGCTGTCCAATGCCTCCCCCCAAATCACCTTTCTGGAGCTCATTCCTCAG gagcagctgccgAAGGATTTTGTCCAGCGGATCCAGCAGGTTGACACACGCTCCCCTGTCACCAAGATCAATG TGCTGGACCCAGGGCTGGCCCCACCAGGCTGCCATGTCGTGTCCCTCTTCACACAGTACACCCCGTCCGTGCTGGCAGGCGGGCGGTCCTGGGACGAGCAGGCCAGAAATGCGTACGCAGACACAG TGTTTGACTGCATCGAAGACTATGCCCCGGGGTTCAAGGCGTCCATCATTGGCAGGGACATCCTGACACCACCAGACCTGGAGAGGATCTTCGGGCTGCCCGGTGGAGTGG AACATCTTCCATGGAGGGATGTCTCTGGATCAGCTGTACTTTGCTCGGCCAGCACCATCCTACTCTGGCTACCGGTCCCCAGTTCCTGGCCTGTACCTGTGTGGAAGTGGAGCCCACCctg gaggaggagtgatgggagcagcaggacgCAATGCCGCCCAGGTGGCTATCAAGGATTTCAGGCACCTCTCATGAGATCAGTGAAACTGACTTCACCAACACAGggttgcagcagcagcatgccCTGCTGA
- the PYROXD2 gene encoding pyridine nucleotide-disulfide oxidoreductase domain-containing protein 2 isoform X2 — protein sequence MARRCGAMAAGLRGSLVCSSRWFRGWRLSPGPSGTRWAHARAAAQLQREYDAVVIGAGHNGLVAAAYLQHAGMRTAVLEKRHVLGGAAVTEEIVPGFKFSRASYLLSLLRPQIYADLELQRHGLRVLPRDPYSFTPLLENRSPPRSLLLGHDMTQTQQQIAQFSQKDAQAYPEYEAFMGRMVLALDPLLDAPPVDTAALGKGSLLQQLRNLRTLKPLLQAGLALGRQLPHYYEVLTAPISKILDHWFESEPLKATLATDAVIGAMASPHTPGSGYVLLHHVMGELEGRRGAWGYVAGGMGALSQAIAQAATARGAHIFAEKAVCHVLLGREGEVQGVVLQDGTEVRSKLVLSNASPQITFLELIPQEQLPKDFVQRIQQVDTRSPVTKINVAVDQLPSFLAAPNARDGQPLPHHQCSIHLNCEGTQLLHQAFTEAAHGHPSSRPMIELCIPSVLDPGLAPPGCHVVSLFTQYTPSVLAGGRSWDEQARNAYADTVFDCIEDYAPGFKASIIGRDILTPPDLERIFGLPGGNIFHGGMSLDQLYFARPAPSYSGYRSPVPGLYLCGSGAHPGGGVMGAAGRNAAQVAIKDFRHLS from the exons ATGGCCAGGCGCTGCGGGGCGATGGCAGCCGGGCTCCGGGGAAGCCTCGTCTGCTCTTCCCGCTGGTTCCGGGGCTGGCGTCTGTCCCCGGGGCCGTCAGGAACGCGTTGGGCCCATGCCcgggctgcagcccagctgcagcGGGAGTACGACGCTGTGGTGATCGGGGCAG GGCACAACGGGCTGGTGGCA GCTGCCTACCTGCAGCATGCAGGGATGcgcacagctgtgctggagaagcGTCACGTGCTGGGCGGCGCAGCTGTCACGGAGGAGATTGTGCCAG GGTTCAAGTTCTCCCGGGCATCATACCTGCTCAGCCTGCTGCGACCACAAATCTATGCTGATCTGGAGCTGCAG CGGCATGGTCTGAGGGTGCTCCCACGGGACCCCTACTCCTTCACCCCACTGCTGGAGAACAGGAGCCCTCCTCGCTCCCTTCTGCTGGGACATGACATGACCCAGACTCAGCAGCAGATTGCTCAGTTCTCCCAGAAGGATGCCCAG GCCTACCCTGAGTATGAGGCGTTCATGGGGCGCATGGTGTTGGCCCTTGACCCACTGCTGGATGCTCCTCCAGTGGATacagctgccctgggaaagggttccctgctccagcagctcaggaaccTGCGAACCCTAAAGCCCTTGCTGCAGGCAG ggctggcactggggcGGCAGCTGCCCCACTATTACGAGGTGCTCACAGCTCCCATCTCCAAG ATCCTGGATCACTGGTTTGAGTCAGAACCCCTGAAGGCAACTCTGGCTACTGACGCGGTGATTGGAGCCATGGCCAGCCCACACACCCCTGGCAGTGG gtacGTGCTGTTGCACCACGTCATGGGTGAGCTGGAGGGACGGCGGGGAGCCTGGGGCTACGTGGCAGGTGGGATGGGAGCCCTGTCCCAAGCCATCGCCCAGGCAGCGACTGCCCGGGGAGCCCACATCTTTGCTGAGAAG GCAGTGTGCCAcgtgctgctgggcagggaaggggaggtgCAGGGTGTTGTGCTGCAGGATGGGACAGAGGTGAGGAGCAAACTGGTGCTGTCCAATGCCTCCCCCCAAATCACCTTTCTGGAGCTCATTCCTCAG gagcagctgccgAAGGATTTTGTCCAGCGGATCCAGCAGGTTGACACACGCTCCCCTGTCACCAAGATCAATG TGGCGGTGGATCAGCTGCCCAGTTTCCTGGCTGCCCCCAATGCCCGTGatgggcagcccctgccccaccaCCAGTGCTCCATACACCTCAACTGTGAAGGCACCCAGCTCCTGCATCAGGCATTCACTGAGGCTGCCCACGGGCACCCCTCCAGCAG GCCCATGATCGAGCTCTGCATTCCCTCAGTGCTGGACCCAGGGCTGGCCCCACCAGGCTGCCATGTCGTGTCCCTCTTCACACAGTACACCCCGTCCGTGCTGGCAGGCGGGCGGTCCTGGGACGAGCAGGCCAGAAATGCGTACGCAGACACAG TGTTTGACTGCATCGAAGACTATGCCCCGGGGTTCAAGGCGTCCATCATTGGCAGGGACATCCTGACACCACCAGACCTGGAGAGGATCTTCGGGCTGCCCGGTGGA AACATCTTCCATGGAGGGATGTCTCTGGATCAGCTGTACTTTGCTCGGCCAGCACCATCCTACTCTGGCTACCGGTCCCCAGTTCCTGGCCTGTACCTGTGTGGAAGTGGAGCCCACCctg gaggaggagtgatgggagcagcaggacgCAATGCCGCCCAGGTGGCTATCAAGGATTTCAGGCACCTCTCATGA
- the PYROXD2 gene encoding pyridine nucleotide-disulfide oxidoreductase domain-containing protein 2 isoform X1: MARRCGAMAAGLRGSLVCSSRWFRGWRLSPGPSGTRWAHARAAAQLQREYDAVVIGAGHNGLVAAAYLQHAGMRTAVLEKRHVLGGAAVTEEIVPGFKFSRASYLLSLLRPQIYADLELQRHGLRVLPRDPYSFTPLLENRSPPRSLLLGHDMTQTQQQIAQFSQKDAQAYPEYEAFMGRMVLALDPLLDAPPVDTAALGKGSLLQQLRNLRTLKPLLQAGLALGRQLPHYYEVLTAPISKILDHWFESEPLKATLATDAVIGAMASPHTPGSGYVLLHHVMGELEGRRGAWGYVAGGMGALSQAIAQAATARGAHIFAEKAVCHVLLGREGEVQGVVLQDGTEVRSKLVLSNASPQITFLELIPQEQLPKDFVQRIQQVDTRSPVTKINVAVDQLPSFLAAPNARDGQPLPHHQCSIHLNCEGTQLLHQAFTEAAHGHPSSRPMIELCIPSVLDPGLAPPGCHVVSLFTQYTPSVLAGGRSWDEQARNAYADTVFDCIEDYAPGFKASIIGRDILTPPDLERIFGLPGGVEHLPWRDVSGSAVLCSASTILLWLPVPSSWPVPVWKWSPPWRRSDGSSRTQCRPGGYQGFQAPLMRSVKLTSPTQGCSSSMPC, from the exons ATGGCCAGGCGCTGCGGGGCGATGGCAGCCGGGCTCCGGGGAAGCCTCGTCTGCTCTTCCCGCTGGTTCCGGGGCTGGCGTCTGTCCCCGGGGCCGTCAGGAACGCGTTGGGCCCATGCCcgggctgcagcccagctgcagcGGGAGTACGACGCTGTGGTGATCGGGGCAG GGCACAACGGGCTGGTGGCA GCTGCCTACCTGCAGCATGCAGGGATGcgcacagctgtgctggagaagcGTCACGTGCTGGGCGGCGCAGCTGTCACGGAGGAGATTGTGCCAG GGTTCAAGTTCTCCCGGGCATCATACCTGCTCAGCCTGCTGCGACCACAAATCTATGCTGATCTGGAGCTGCAG CGGCATGGTCTGAGGGTGCTCCCACGGGACCCCTACTCCTTCACCCCACTGCTGGAGAACAGGAGCCCTCCTCGCTCCCTTCTGCTGGGACATGACATGACCCAGACTCAGCAGCAGATTGCTCAGTTCTCCCAGAAGGATGCCCAG GCCTACCCTGAGTATGAGGCGTTCATGGGGCGCATGGTGTTGGCCCTTGACCCACTGCTGGATGCTCCTCCAGTGGATacagctgccctgggaaagggttccctgctccagcagctcaggaaccTGCGAACCCTAAAGCCCTTGCTGCAGGCAG ggctggcactggggcGGCAGCTGCCCCACTATTACGAGGTGCTCACAGCTCCCATCTCCAAG ATCCTGGATCACTGGTTTGAGTCAGAACCCCTGAAGGCAACTCTGGCTACTGACGCGGTGATTGGAGCCATGGCCAGCCCACACACCCCTGGCAGTGG gtacGTGCTGTTGCACCACGTCATGGGTGAGCTGGAGGGACGGCGGGGAGCCTGGGGCTACGTGGCAGGTGGGATGGGAGCCCTGTCCCAAGCCATCGCCCAGGCAGCGACTGCCCGGGGAGCCCACATCTTTGCTGAGAAG GCAGTGTGCCAcgtgctgctgggcagggaaggggaggtgCAGGGTGTTGTGCTGCAGGATGGGACAGAGGTGAGGAGCAAACTGGTGCTGTCCAATGCCTCCCCCCAAATCACCTTTCTGGAGCTCATTCCTCAG gagcagctgccgAAGGATTTTGTCCAGCGGATCCAGCAGGTTGACACACGCTCCCCTGTCACCAAGATCAATG TGGCGGTGGATCAGCTGCCCAGTTTCCTGGCTGCCCCCAATGCCCGTGatgggcagcccctgccccaccaCCAGTGCTCCATACACCTCAACTGTGAAGGCACCCAGCTCCTGCATCAGGCATTCACTGAGGCTGCCCACGGGCACCCCTCCAGCAG GCCCATGATCGAGCTCTGCATTCCCTCAGTGCTGGACCCAGGGCTGGCCCCACCAGGCTGCCATGTCGTGTCCCTCTTCACACAGTACACCCCGTCCGTGCTGGCAGGCGGGCGGTCCTGGGACGAGCAGGCCAGAAATGCGTACGCAGACACAG TGTTTGACTGCATCGAAGACTATGCCCCGGGGTTCAAGGCGTCCATCATTGGCAGGGACATCCTGACACCACCAGACCTGGAGAGGATCTTCGGGCTGCCCGGTGGAGTGG AACATCTTCCATGGAGGGATGTCTCTGGATCAGCTGTACTTTGCTCGGCCAGCACCATCCTACTCTGGCTACCGGTCCCCAGTTCCTGGCCTGTACCTGTGTGGAAGTGGAGCCCACCctg gaggaggagtgatgggagcagcaggacgCAATGCCGCCCAGGTGGCTATCAAGGATTTCAGGCACCTCTCATGAGATCAGTGAAACTGACTTCACCAACACAGggttgcagcagcagcatgccCTGCTGA
- the PYROXD2 gene encoding pyridine nucleotide-disulfide oxidoreductase domain-containing protein 2 isoform X6, with translation MARRCGAMAAGLRGSLVCSSRWFRGWRLSPGPSGTRWAHARAAAQLQREYDAVVIGAGHNGLVAAAYLQHAGMRTAVLEKRHVLGGAAVTEEIVPGFKFSRASYLLSLLRPQIYADLELQRHGLRVLPRDPYSFTPLLENRSPPRSLLLGHDMTQTQQQIAQFSQKDAQAYPEYEAFMGRMVLALDPLLDAPPVDTAALGKGSLLQQLRNLRTLKPLLQAGLALGRQLPHYYEVLTAPISKILDHWFESEPLKATLATDAVIGAMASPHTPGSGYVLLHHVMGELEGRRGAWGYVAGGMGALSQAIAQAATARGAHIFAEKAVCHVLLGREGEVQGVVLQDGTEVRSKLVLSNASPQITFLELIPQEQLPKDFVQRIQQVDTRSPVTKINVAVDQLPSFLAAPNARDGQPLPHHQCSIHLNCEGTQLLHQAFTEAAHGHPSSRPMIELCIPSVLDPGLAPPGCHVVSLFTQYTPSVLAGGRSWDEQARNAYADTGCPPAVPSSFSSV, from the exons ATGGCCAGGCGCTGCGGGGCGATGGCAGCCGGGCTCCGGGGAAGCCTCGTCTGCTCTTCCCGCTGGTTCCGGGGCTGGCGTCTGTCCCCGGGGCCGTCAGGAACGCGTTGGGCCCATGCCcgggctgcagcccagctgcagcGGGAGTACGACGCTGTGGTGATCGGGGCAG GGCACAACGGGCTGGTGGCA GCTGCCTACCTGCAGCATGCAGGGATGcgcacagctgtgctggagaagcGTCACGTGCTGGGCGGCGCAGCTGTCACGGAGGAGATTGTGCCAG GGTTCAAGTTCTCCCGGGCATCATACCTGCTCAGCCTGCTGCGACCACAAATCTATGCTGATCTGGAGCTGCAG CGGCATGGTCTGAGGGTGCTCCCACGGGACCCCTACTCCTTCACCCCACTGCTGGAGAACAGGAGCCCTCCTCGCTCCCTTCTGCTGGGACATGACATGACCCAGACTCAGCAGCAGATTGCTCAGTTCTCCCAGAAGGATGCCCAG GCCTACCCTGAGTATGAGGCGTTCATGGGGCGCATGGTGTTGGCCCTTGACCCACTGCTGGATGCTCCTCCAGTGGATacagctgccctgggaaagggttccctgctccagcagctcaggaaccTGCGAACCCTAAAGCCCTTGCTGCAGGCAG ggctggcactggggcGGCAGCTGCCCCACTATTACGAGGTGCTCACAGCTCCCATCTCCAAG ATCCTGGATCACTGGTTTGAGTCAGAACCCCTGAAGGCAACTCTGGCTACTGACGCGGTGATTGGAGCCATGGCCAGCCCACACACCCCTGGCAGTGG gtacGTGCTGTTGCACCACGTCATGGGTGAGCTGGAGGGACGGCGGGGAGCCTGGGGCTACGTGGCAGGTGGGATGGGAGCCCTGTCCCAAGCCATCGCCCAGGCAGCGACTGCCCGGGGAGCCCACATCTTTGCTGAGAAG GCAGTGTGCCAcgtgctgctgggcagggaaggggaggtgCAGGGTGTTGTGCTGCAGGATGGGACAGAGGTGAGGAGCAAACTGGTGCTGTCCAATGCCTCCCCCCAAATCACCTTTCTGGAGCTCATTCCTCAG gagcagctgccgAAGGATTTTGTCCAGCGGATCCAGCAGGTTGACACACGCTCCCCTGTCACCAAGATCAATG TGGCGGTGGATCAGCTGCCCAGTTTCCTGGCTGCCCCCAATGCCCGTGatgggcagcccctgccccaccaCCAGTGCTCCATACACCTCAACTGTGAAGGCACCCAGCTCCTGCATCAGGCATTCACTGAGGCTGCCCACGGGCACCCCTCCAGCAG GCCCATGATCGAGCTCTGCATTCCCTCAGTGCTGGACCCAGGGCTGGCCCCACCAGGCTGCCATGTCGTGTCCCTCTTCACACAGTACACCCCGTCCGTGCTGGCAGGCGGGCGGTCCTGGGACGAGCAGGCCAGAAATGCGTACGCAGACACAG GCTGCCCACCAGCAGTCCCTTCATCTTTCTCCAGTGTTTGA